One Lepus europaeus isolate LE1 chromosome X, mLepTim1.pri, whole genome shotgun sequence genomic window carries:
- the PABPC1L2B gene encoding polyadenylate-binding protein 1-like 2 produces MASLYVGDLHPEVTEAMLYEKFSPAGPILSIRICRDKITRRSLGYAYVNYQQPVDAKRALETLNFDVIKGRPVRIMWSQRDPSLRKSGVGNVFIKNLGKTIDNKALYNIFSAFGNILSCKVACDEKGPKGYGFVHFQKQESAERAIDAMNGMFLNYRKIFVGRFKSHKEREAERGAWARQSTSADVKDFEEDTDEEATLR; encoded by the coding sequence ATGGCCTCGCTGTACGTGGGCGATCTGCACCCCGAAGTGACCGAGGCAATGCTCTACGAGAAGTTCAGCCCAGCCGGGCCCATCCTCTCCATCCGCATCTGCAGGGACAAGATCACCCGCCGCTCTTTGGGCTACGCGTATGTCAACTACCAGCAACCGGTGGACGCCAAGCGGGCCCTGGAGACCCTGAATTTCGATGTCATAAAGGGCAGGCCGGTGCGCATCATGTGGTCCCAGAGGGACCCCTCGCTCCGCAAGAGCGGGGTGGGCAACGTCTTCATCAAGAACCTGGGCAAGACCATTGACAACAAGGCGCTGTACAACATCTTCTCAGCCTTCGGCAACATCCTCTCCTGCAAAGTGGCCTGCGACGAAAAGGGGCCCAAGGGCTATGGGTTCGTGCACTTCCAGAAGCAGGAGTCGGCCGAAAGGGCCATAGATGCAATGAATGGCATGTTCCTCAACTACCGCAAAATTTTCGTCGGCAGATTCAAGTCCCACAAAGAGCGAGAGGCCGAAaggggagcctgggccaggcaaTCCACCAGTGCTGACGTCAAGGATTTCGAGGAAGACACCGACGAGGAGGCCACCTTGCGATAA